Proteins from a single region of Belliella baltica DSM 15883:
- a CDS encoding DUF4301 family protein has protein sequence MNSQLEKQIVEQGMSLKNVKEQIHNFKNGFPFLPIVSAAKIGDGIKVLSAAEIQAFQEIYPAKAAQIEVVKFVPASGAASRMFKDLFAFLDGDGDLSNSTFTQKFIDKLSNFAFYSDLDDVLKQNGSSIKEALEKKDYKTIVGGLLNEDGLAYGVLPKGLLKFHHYEDHDRTPTYEHFIEGIQYAVGKDNFVRLHFTVSPEHESKFKEEVLKIKRPLEKEFNVKFEVTYSQQKKSTDTIAVNMDNTPFLEEDGSILFRPAGHGALLENLNEIDGDLIFIKNIDNVVPDRLKEETKKYKIAVGGLLLEIQEKVFDALERLENSYSEADLKFAETVIAQDLDGKLREDYQSLEAKEKGKYLFQKLNRPIRICGMVKNTGEPGGGPFWVKEDDGSLTLQIAETAQINLDDEAQKEIMQSSTHFNPVDLVCSIKDYKGKKFDLLAFRDMRTGFVTEKSKGGRDLKAQELPGLWNGAMAGWNTVFVEVPLITFNPVKTVNDLLRDEHQ, from the coding sequence ATGAATTCTCAACTAGAAAAACAGATTGTGGAACAAGGGATGTCCCTTAAAAATGTAAAAGAACAAATTCACAATTTTAAAAACGGTTTTCCATTTTTACCGATTGTTTCCGCTGCTAAAATTGGTGATGGTATAAAAGTTTTAAGTGCTGCTGAAATTCAAGCTTTTCAAGAAATCTATCCAGCAAAAGCTGCTCAAATTGAGGTGGTGAAATTTGTTCCTGCGAGTGGGGCCGCTTCAAGAATGTTCAAGGATCTTTTTGCTTTCTTAGATGGAGACGGAGACTTGTCCAATAGTACTTTTACGCAAAAATTCATAGATAAGCTATCCAATTTTGCATTCTATTCAGATTTGGATGATGTATTGAAGCAAAATGGCAGCAGCATCAAGGAAGCACTTGAAAAGAAAGATTATAAAACAATTGTTGGAGGATTATTAAATGAAGATGGATTAGCCTATGGAGTTTTGCCTAAGGGATTGCTGAAATTTCATCATTATGAAGATCATGATCGCACGCCCACTTACGAGCATTTTATCGAAGGAATCCAATATGCTGTGGGAAAAGATAATTTTGTCAGGTTACATTTTACTGTATCACCAGAGCATGAGTCAAAGTTCAAAGAAGAAGTTCTGAAAATCAAAAGACCTCTCGAGAAGGAATTCAATGTAAAATTTGAAGTGACGTATTCTCAACAGAAAAAGTCAACAGATACCATTGCAGTCAATATGGACAATACGCCATTTTTGGAAGAAGATGGGTCCATACTTTTCCGACCTGCTGGCCATGGAGCATTATTAGAAAACCTGAATGAAATCGATGGAGACCTGATTTTTATCAAAAATATAGATAATGTAGTTCCAGATCGACTCAAAGAAGAAACTAAGAAATATAAAATCGCCGTTGGTGGTTTGTTGTTGGAAATTCAAGAAAAAGTTTTCGATGCTTTAGAAAGACTTGAAAATAGTTATTCAGAAGCCGATTTGAAATTTGCTGAAACAGTGATTGCTCAAGATCTTGATGGTAAATTGAGAGAAGATTATCAAAGTCTTGAGGCAAAAGAGAAAGGGAAATACTTATTCCAAAAACTAAACAGACCTATTCGTATCTGTGGGATGGTCAAAAATACGGGGGAACCTGGAGGTGGACCTTTTTGGGTCAAAGAAGATGATGGATCGCTGACCTTACAAATTGCAGAAACAGCACAAATCAACCTAGATGATGAAGCACAAAAAGAAATCATGCAGTCTTCTACCCATTTTAACCCTGTAGATTTGGTGTGCTCTATAAAAGACTACAAAGGCAAAAAATTTGATTTGCTGGCTTTTCGAGATATGCGAACAGGTTTTGTAACAGAAAAATCCAAAGGTGGTAGAGATCTTAAAGCGCAAGAATTACCAGGCTTATGGAATGGTGCGATGGCAGGTTGGAATACAGTGTTCGTTGAAGTTCCATTGATCACTTTCAATCCTGTAAAAACAGTAAATGATCTTCTGAGAGATGAGCATCAATAG